A genomic region of Prosthecobacter sp. contains the following coding sequences:
- a CDS encoding TraR/DksA family transcriptional regulator, producing the protein MKTPTPTPVSSPVRVPDRWSWHYQRLQSFRDHLLENRDVQMAEAAEPLEPHSMDLADSATDEFDHDLALGILSQEQDALYEVNAAIRRILDGKYGNCEETGKPIPAARLRAVPWTRYLREVEERLEQEGLVNQTHLGAVSSIQTSGPRALSAMEDPEDEDLLTREVAATESP; encoded by the coding sequence TTTCTTCCCCCGTGCGCGTGCCAGATCGTTGGTCCTGGCACTACCAGCGGCTGCAATCCTTTCGAGATCACCTGCTGGAAAACCGCGACGTCCAGATGGCTGAAGCAGCCGAACCGCTGGAGCCGCACAGCATGGATCTGGCCGACAGTGCCACGGATGAGTTCGATCATGATTTGGCTCTTGGTATTCTTTCGCAGGAGCAGGATGCCCTCTACGAGGTGAATGCAGCCATCCGCCGGATACTCGACGGCAAATACGGCAACTGCGAGGAGACCGGCAAACCTATTCCAGCGGCAAGACTGCGCGCGGTGCCGTGGACGCGTTACCTACGGGAAGTGGAGGAGCGTCTGGAACAGGAAGGCCTCGTCAACCAAACACACCTGGGCGCGGTTTCATCCATCCAAACCTCAGGTCCGCGTGCCTTGTCAGCAATGGAGGATCCGGAAGACGAGGATCTGCTGACTCGAGAAGTGGCCGCCACCGAATCCCCCTGA
- a CDS encoding dienelactone hydrolase family protein, producing MKTISAISKKAPRTVKISTGYVELEGELELPDYAPGVVLFAHGSGSSRHSPRNQYVAEIIREAGLGTLLFDLLTHEEEQQDAITGALRFDIDLLAQRLIGVTRWLERQPETRGLKAGYFGASTGGAAALMAAAELGDRVAAVVSRGGRPDLAGNALHKVRSPTLLIVGGYDEMVICLNNEAYDKLRCEKDFRIVPCATHLFEEPGKLEQVAQISAHWFSKHMGIAAEWEEAA from the coding sequence ATGAAAACCATCTCTGCAATTTCCAAGAAGGCGCCACGCACGGTGAAGATTTCCACCGGTTATGTGGAGCTCGAAGGTGAGCTGGAACTGCCCGACTACGCGCCGGGCGTGGTGCTCTTCGCGCATGGCAGCGGCAGCAGCCGGCACAGCCCGCGCAATCAGTATGTCGCTGAAATCATTCGTGAGGCAGGACTCGGCACCTTGTTGTTTGATCTGCTGACACACGAGGAAGAGCAGCAGGACGCCATCACCGGTGCTCTGCGCTTTGACATTGATCTGCTGGCGCAGCGGCTGATCGGGGTCACACGTTGGCTGGAGCGGCAGCCGGAGACACGCGGCTTGAAGGCAGGCTACTTTGGCGCCAGCACGGGTGGTGCCGCCGCGCTGATGGCGGCAGCGGAACTCGGCGACCGTGTCGCCGCCGTGGTCTCGCGCGGCGGACGGCCCGACCTCGCTGGCAACGCCTTGCACAAAGTTCGCTCGCCGACGCTCCTGATCGTCGGCGGCTACGATGAGATGGTCATCTGTTTGAACAATGAAGCTTATGACAAACTGCGCTGCGAGAAAGACTTCCGCATCGTGCCCTGTGCCACCCATCTGTTTGAAGAGCCGGGCAAGCTGGAGCAGGTGGCGCAGATCAGCGCACACTGGTTCAGCAAGCACATGGGCATTGCTGCCGAATGGGAGGAGGCCGCATGA
- a CDS encoding phosphoribosyltransferase encodes MHAGQLLAEALMKYADREDVIVLGLPRGGVPVAYEVAKQLHAPLDVLVVRKLGVPGYKELAMGAIASGGVQVIHHDVMRAMGIPRAALEAEAVLQLKELRRRELAYRGHTGTPEINGRIVILVDDGIATGSTIRAAVQALRQQHPQQIIIAVPVASPDSCADLEPIVDELLTLMTPEDFRGVSQWYEDFSQTTDAEVTQLLVKASDLEPAPML; translated from the coding sequence ATGCATGCCGGGCAACTGCTGGCCGAGGCCCTCATGAAGTACGCGGATCGCGAGGACGTGATCGTGCTCGGACTGCCCCGTGGCGGTGTGCCGGTGGCGTATGAGGTGGCGAAGCAACTGCATGCGCCGCTGGATGTGCTGGTGGTGCGCAAGCTCGGCGTGCCAGGCTATAAGGAACTCGCGATGGGTGCCATCGCGAGCGGCGGGGTGCAGGTGATTCACCATGACGTGATGCGGGCCATGGGCATTCCGCGCGCTGCGCTTGAAGCCGAAGCCGTCTTGCAACTGAAGGAACTGCGCCGTCGAGAACTGGCCTACCGTGGACACACCGGCACACCGGAGATCAATGGCAGAATCGTCATCCTGGTCGATGACGGCATCGCCACCGGCTCCACCATCCGCGCTGCGGTGCAGGCGTTGCGACAACAGCATCCGCAGCAGATCATCATTGCCGTGCCAGTCGCGTCGCCTGATTCCTGCGCTGATCTAGAACCCATCGTCGATGAACTGCTCACCCTCATGACGCCGGAGGATTTTCGCGGCGTCAGCCAGTGGTATGAAGACTTCTCCCAGACCACGGATGCCGAAGTCACGCAATTGCTCGTCAAGGCATCCGATCTTGAGCCAGCACCAATGCTCTGA
- a CDS encoding CapA family protein, which produces MNNPLKLLLVGDVMLGRQVNEHLRDQPPEYPWGNTLPLFLGADWRACNLECVITDHGSPWARSPKAYHFQTDAKNLAALKAARMDAVSLANNHTLDFNHRGMVEMLRLLDGAHVAHSGAGLNREEATQLAVSEVRGVRIGFISFTDNEPAWDAGEDHPGIFYVPVETNDERTAELINKVHQARSQVDVLIVAAHWGGNWGAHPRAQHTTLAHGLIRAGADVIFGHSAHVCRGIEVFEGGLILYSTGDFVDDYAIDPIERNDRSWIFEILVEGKQITHLHLFPTVIRECQARLAEPVEAGAMITAMQELCAPFGTVSTASAGSDRLVIDVLQHAGINREPVASTK; this is translated from the coding sequence ATGAACAACCCTCTCAAGCTCCTCCTCGTTGGCGACGTCATGCTCGGTCGTCAGGTCAATGAACACCTGCGTGACCAGCCGCCGGAATATCCCTGGGGCAACACGCTGCCGCTCTTCCTCGGAGCTGACTGGCGAGCGTGCAATCTGGAGTGCGTCATCACCGACCATGGCTCGCCATGGGCACGCTCTCCGAAAGCATATCACTTCCAGACCGATGCAAAAAATCTCGCGGCGCTGAAGGCGGCGCGGATGGATGCTGTCTCGTTGGCGAACAACCACACGCTCGACTTCAACCATCGCGGCATGGTGGAGATGCTGAGGCTGCTGGATGGTGCCCATGTCGCTCATAGCGGTGCGGGATTAAACCGGGAGGAGGCAACGCAACTGGCTGTCAGTGAAGTGCGTGGCGTTCGCATCGGTTTTATCTCCTTCACCGACAATGAGCCGGCCTGGGACGCGGGAGAGGATCATCCCGGCATCTTTTATGTGCCGGTGGAGACCAACGACGAGCGTACGGCGGAACTCATCAACAAGGTCCATCAGGCACGGAGTCAGGTGGACGTGCTCATTGTGGCCGCCCACTGGGGCGGAAACTGGGGCGCGCATCCGCGTGCGCAACACACCACGCTGGCGCACGGTCTCATCCGGGCCGGCGCGGACGTGATCTTCGGCCACTCGGCACATGTGTGCCGTGGCATTGAGGTCTTTGAAGGCGGGTTGATCCTGTATTCCACGGGTGATTTTGTGGACGACTACGCCATCGATCCCATCGAGCGCAACGACCGCTCCTGGATCTTTGAGATCCTTGTTGAGGGCAAGCAGATCACCCATCTGCACCTTTTTCCCACCGTGATCAGGGAGTGCCAGGCACGCCTTGCAGAGCCAGTCGAGGCGGGTGCCATGATCACCGCCATGCAGGAGTTGTGCGCTCCATTCGGGACTGTTTCAACGGCTTCGGCGGGTTCGGACCGCCTGGTCATTGATGTGCTCCAGCACGCTGGGATCAACCGCGAGCCGGTGGCGAGCACCAAGTAA
- a CDS encoding HPF/RaiA family ribosome-associated protein, with product MQQSPQITFRHMDVSPAVEARIREEVAALGHYFNRITSCRVVVEAPHQHHQRGKGFHISIDLHVPGSEIVVNHEPSLHGTVANSETGEWEKHLETQPDHKDIYVSIRDAFAAARRRLEDYARVLRGDTKHHTEDAED from the coding sequence ATGCAACAATCACCCCAGATCACTTTCCGCCACATGGATGTCTCACCCGCCGTCGAAGCGCGCATTCGCGAGGAGGTGGCGGCATTGGGGCACTATTTCAACCGCATCACCAGTTGCCGTGTGGTCGTCGAGGCGCCGCATCAGCATCACCAGCGGGGCAAAGGATTTCACATCAGTATCGACCTGCATGTGCCCGGTTCCGAGATCGTGGTAAACCACGAGCCCTCACTGCACGGCACCGTCGCAAACAGCGAAACCGGCGAGTGGGAGAAACATCTGGAGACACAGCCCGACCACAAGGACATCTATGTTTCCATCCGTGATGCCTTCGCCGCCGCACGCCGACGGCTGGAGGATTATGCCCGCGTCCTGCGCGGCGACACCAAGCACCACACCGAAGATGCGGAGGATTGA
- a CDS encoding erythromycin esterase family protein → MHVAAQVSPKSLVRAAAHPLREGEISDYDPLLDLIGDARFVLLGEASHGTHEFYRERAQITKRLITEKGFTAVAVEADFPDASRVNRYVRGMGDDMDAIDSLGGFKRFPAWMWRNADVLDFVGWLRAHNDGQPKERSKTGFYGLDLYSMNSSMAVVLGYLDKVDPEAAARARARYACFDSFGGDTQRYGFETARGHGYSCEDAVVSQFVELYSRASELARLDGRVAADDFFMAEQNARLVKNAEQYYRTMYRSDVSSWNLRDTHMVETLVELERHLTHQGRPPKIVVWAHNSHLGDARATAMGHRGEWNVGQLMRQRYGAKAVLVGFTTHHGTVTASSDWGGQAERKCVRPALHASFETLFHEVGLKRFLLLLREDSHLKDALRQLHLERAIGVIYRPDTERQSHYFHARLSDQFDAVIHFDETRAVEPLERTAAWEAGEVPETFPSGI, encoded by the coding sequence ATGCATGTAGCCGCCCAGGTGTCTCCCAAGTCGCTCGTGCGGGCGGCCGCACACCCTCTGCGTGAAGGCGAGATCTCCGACTACGATCCGTTGCTCGATCTCATCGGCGATGCTCGGTTTGTGCTGCTGGGCGAGGCATCTCACGGCACGCATGAGTTCTACCGCGAACGCGCCCAGATCACCAAGCGGCTGATCACTGAGAAAGGTTTCACCGCCGTGGCGGTCGAAGCCGACTTCCCTGATGCCAGCCGCGTGAACCGCTATGTGCGCGGCATGGGCGATGACATGGATGCCATTGACTCTCTCGGCGGCTTCAAGCGCTTTCCCGCGTGGATGTGGCGCAATGCCGATGTGCTCGACTTTGTCGGCTGGCTGCGCGCGCATAACGATGGCCAGCCCAAGGAGCGGTCCAAAACAGGATTCTATGGCCTGGACCTCTACAGCATGAACTCCTCCATGGCGGTGGTGCTGGGCTATCTTGACAAGGTCGATCCTGAAGCCGCCGCGCGTGCCCGGGCGCGCTATGCGTGCTTTGACAGTTTTGGCGGTGACACGCAGCGATATGGTTTTGAAACCGCCCGTGGCCATGGCTACTCGTGTGAAGACGCCGTTGTCAGTCAGTTTGTCGAGCTGTACTCACGCGCCAGCGAACTGGCACGGCTCGATGGGCGCGTGGCCGCCGATGATTTCTTCATGGCCGAGCAGAACGCACGGCTCGTCAAAAATGCCGAGCAGTACTACCGCACCATGTATCGCAGCGATGTTTCGTCATGGAATCTGCGTGACACCCATATGGTGGAGACGCTCGTCGAGCTGGAGCGTCATCTCACGCATCAAGGGCGGCCGCCGAAAATCGTGGTATGGGCGCATAACTCCCACTTGGGTGATGCACGCGCCACCGCCATGGGGCACCGGGGTGAATGGAATGTCGGTCAGCTCATGCGTCAGCGCTACGGCGCGAAGGCTGTCCTGGTGGGGTTCACGACGCATCACGGCACCGTCACCGCGAGTTCAGACTGGGGTGGTCAGGCGGAACGAAAGTGTGTGCGACCAGCCTTGCATGCCAGTTTCGAGACGCTGTTTCATGAGGTCGGATTGAAACGCTTTCTGCTGCTGTTGCGGGAGGACAGCCACCTCAAAGACGCCCTGCGTCAGTTGCATCTGGAGCGAGCGATTGGCGTCATCTACCGGCCGGACACCGAGCGGCAAAGCCACTACTTCCATGCCCGCCTGTCGGACCAGTTTGATGCCGTGATTCATTTCGATGAAACCCGCGCCGTCGAACCCTTGGAGCGAACTGCGGCATGGGAAGCCGGTGAAGTGCCGGAGACTTTCCCGTCAGGCATTTGA
- a CDS encoding universal stress protein yields the protein MQILCATDFSKAAMAAADIAAALAKKLQLPLRLVHCAQDYIVMGDLPVVVPDDQPLREQLKREAQRLRATGLEVVEEFRHGNASPEIIDAAAEQPTKMIILGSVGKGMAERWLLGSVAERVAEGASVPTLIVRQPDLLRDWLGGEAALRLLCGVDFTASADAAIAAVQTLVTLGQVEVEAAYVRLVEDHIISKEQQDARQRDVWERLHAILGDVPVKVHVSDVVGLPAAEFLRTADEQKSGLLVVGTHQRHGWQRLKAPSFSRSTLAHATANVLCVPSAAGLPETCIPSIHRVLLATNFTDVCTEALRHAHGLLPAGGAIHLVHVCHEPSSGINPVIASEVYFDHSIATTKARGEAEVKLKALPASLLSVPGVAITSEVLTHHDIAAAICEAAERRGADVICMGTQGHSRTGVALLGSTVQAVLAVSHKPVFVVTPPLS from the coding sequence ATGCAAATCCTCTGTGCCACTGACTTTTCCAAAGCCGCCATGGCGGCCGCCGACATCGCTGCGGCGCTGGCGAAAAAACTGCAGCTTCCGCTGCGGCTCGTGCATTGCGCGCAGGACTATATTGTGATGGGCGATCTGCCGGTCGTGGTGCCGGATGACCAGCCTCTGCGCGAACAGCTCAAGCGTGAGGCGCAACGGTTGCGTGCCACCGGCTTGGAAGTCGTTGAAGAATTTCGTCATGGGAATGCCAGCCCGGAGATTATTGACGCAGCGGCTGAGCAGCCAACGAAGATGATCATTCTTGGATCGGTCGGCAAAGGCATGGCCGAGCGCTGGTTGCTCGGCAGCGTGGCGGAACGTGTCGCCGAAGGCGCGTCTGTGCCCACGCTGATCGTTCGTCAGCCGGATCTGCTGCGTGACTGGCTGGGCGGTGAAGCCGCGCTGCGTCTGCTCTGCGGTGTGGACTTCACCGCGTCGGCGGATGCAGCCATTGCGGCGGTGCAGACCTTGGTCACGCTGGGACAGGTGGAAGTTGAAGCGGCTTATGTGCGTCTGGTTGAAGATCACATCATCTCCAAGGAGCAGCAGGACGCTCGTCAGCGCGATGTTTGGGAGCGCCTGCATGCCATTCTCGGCGATGTGCCGGTCAAGGTGCATGTGAGTGATGTCGTCGGTCTGCCCGCAGCCGAGTTTCTGCGCACGGCGGATGAACAAAAGTCCGGCCTGCTGGTGGTCGGCACGCATCAGCGACATGGCTGGCAGCGGCTGAAGGCTCCTTCCTTCTCCCGCAGCACACTCGCGCATGCCACGGCCAACGTCCTCTGCGTTCCATCTGCCGCAGGCTTGCCTGAAACGTGCATCCCATCCATCCACCGCGTGCTCCTGGCGACGAATTTCACCGACGTTTGCACCGAAGCCCTCCGCCATGCCCACGGCTTGCTGCCTGCGGGTGGTGCCATTCACCTCGTACACGTCTGTCATGAGCCATCGAGCGGCATCAATCCCGTCATTGCCTCCGAGGTGTATTTTGATCACAGCATCGCCACGACCAAGGCCAGGGGAGAGGCGGAGGTGAAATTGAAGGCACTGCCCGCCTCGCTACTGTCGGTTCCGGGTGTCGCCATCACATCCGAGGTGCTGACTCACCACGACATCGCCGCCGCCATCTGCGAGGCTGCGGAACGCCGGGGTGCCGATGTCATCTGCATGGGAACACAAGGACACTCTCGAACTGGTGTTGCCTTGCTGGGATCGACCGTGCAGGCGGTGCTCGCCGTTTCGCACAAACCCGTCTTTGTCGTCACGCCGCCACTTTCATGA
- a CDS encoding DUF2283 domain-containing protein: MKENHTFFVQSKTAPTVEIDFDSHAAYVRFKSGKVAKTIAKQTAGGMHLAIDFDSRGEVIGIESIGFNEFNLSKVVAAAKVDAPNVDFSKAKIRSTPHREELCAA; this comes from the coding sequence ATGAAAGAAAACCACACGTTTTTTGTGCAGAGTAAAACTGCTCCAACGGTCGAAATTGATTTCGACTCGCACGCTGCGTATGTGCGCTTTAAGAGCGGGAAGGTTGCAAAAACTATCGCCAAACAAACGGCGGGAGGAATGCATCTAGCAATTGATTTTGACTCGCGGGGCGAGGTGATTGGAATTGAGAGCATTGGGTTCAACGAGTTCAACCTGTCCAAGGTGGTGGCGGCGGCTAAAGTTGACGCCCCGAATGTGGACTTCTCGAAAGCAAAAATACGCAGCACGCCACATCGCGAAGAATTGTGTGCGGCGTGA
- a CDS encoding GxxExxY protein: protein MNDADLPHLVIGACMNVHRVLGPGLTRDAYAECLAIELRELEFDFKRSVPLEFDYHGKRIKTATRLDFVVGGSLLLQIRAQDTITKLEEQQLESQLKLSRLSTGLLVNFNVATLRKGIHQITMKRQEQSKT from the coding sequence GTGAACGACGCCGACCTTCCGCATCTCGTCATCGGCGCGTGCATGAACGTCCACCGCGTCCTCGGCCCCGGCCTCACCCGGGACGCCTATGCCGAATGTCTCGCCATCGAGCTGCGGGAACTGGAGTTCGATTTCAAACGCAGCGTGCCACTGGAGTTTGACTACCACGGCAAGCGCATCAAGACCGCCACGCGGCTCGATTTTGTTGTGGGTGGATCACTGCTGCTCCAAATCAGAGCCCAGGACACCATCACGAAACTCGAGGAGCAGCAATTGGAGTCCCAACTTAAGCTCAGCCGGCTCAGCACCGGCCTGTTGGTCAATTTCAACGTTGCCACGCTGCGCAAAGGCATTCATCAGATCACCATGAAGCGGCAGGAGCAGTCCAAGACGTGA
- a CDS encoding sulfatase-like hydrolase/transferase codes for MPHPSLQRRHILKIVALTVFGTLVVWYAGALLSFAGSSHGFNNRFSAVALQHHWWFLVWSNLVVLKGYLLVAAGYVVMIYPLVRLWGKVRPFARWGVVWRTLLFAGLLYGFFIFKLMLEKPYFGDYSYLLGWYDALGTVCGTGVQNAVHVLIAQVFPMTAIVAAAGFYLFELRRWFARAARPLLFSFAAVAGVLGLLVVSGYGVSRAPDAVELAGGRKRPKNIVILGSDSLRADHLSCNGYPRLTSPNIDRLAAQGVNFDRCLTPIASTLESLTSMFSSQYPHTHGVRHMFPNRAMVDTANRESPSLGAELQRLGYDTAVIGDWCACGFNELPMGFKDIIVSDFDNFRVYMSEAVFLHHQILPLFFDNHVGHLLFPKLKSFANYMTPEVVTDQVIDRLKQRATDGKPFLLFGYYSCTHLPYKTPTHYAKLWTDPKYDGPHKHELALNVDQFIGGTDINEKWSKLPPQEVEQIVALYDGCVRMFDDSVGRVVAELEKQGLMDDTIILVTGDHGDDLFEPNCTFGHGTTFNGGDQANHVPAIFHIPGLKKPQRHSQIARTLDFAPTLLDLVGAPAQPRFEGTSLAPLIRGEKQSLGLAYFGESSYLFFRRKIPGEEPLFIPPMDETTFIDPDFDFHFVLKDKFQDAVLKTKEHCVRTERFKYIRTPGVRHSIERLFDLREDPHCERDVKKLYPEVKARLAAALDQWLTKHVQSTTQEIYGILGEDTLQPVAP; via the coding sequence ATGCCGCATCCCTCCCTGCAACGCCGTCACATCCTGAAAATCGTCGCGCTGACGGTGTTCGGCACGCTGGTGGTGTGGTATGCGGGGGCGCTCCTGAGTTTTGCCGGAAGCTCGCACGGCTTCAACAACCGCTTCTCCGCGGTGGCGCTGCAGCATCACTGGTGGTTTCTGGTGTGGAGCAATCTGGTGGTGCTGAAGGGCTACCTGCTGGTGGCGGCGGGCTATGTGGTGATGATTTATCCGCTGGTGCGGCTGTGGGGCAAGGTGCGGCCGTTTGCACGCTGGGGCGTGGTGTGGCGCACGCTGCTGTTCGCCGGGCTGCTGTATGGCTTCTTCATCTTCAAGCTGATGCTGGAGAAACCGTACTTCGGGGACTACAGCTACCTGCTGGGCTGGTATGACGCGCTGGGCACGGTGTGCGGCACGGGCGTGCAGAACGCGGTGCATGTGCTGATCGCGCAGGTGTTTCCGATGACGGCGATCGTGGCGGCGGCGGGCTTTTACCTCTTTGAGCTGCGCCGGTGGTTTGCACGCGCGGCACGTCCGCTGCTGTTCAGCTTTGCAGCGGTGGCGGGGGTTCTGGGGCTGCTGGTGGTGAGCGGCTATGGCGTGAGCCGTGCGCCGGATGCGGTGGAACTGGCGGGCGGCCGCAAGCGCCCGAAGAACATCGTGATCCTGGGATCGGACTCGCTGCGCGCGGATCATCTCTCCTGCAACGGCTACCCGCGCCTGACCTCGCCGAACATCGACCGTCTCGCGGCGCAGGGGGTGAATTTCGACCGGTGTCTGACGCCGATCGCCTCGACGCTGGAGTCGCTGACGAGCATGTTCTCCTCGCAGTATCCGCACACGCACGGCGTGCGGCACATGTTTCCAAACCGGGCGATGGTGGACACGGCGAACCGGGAATCGCCCTCACTGGGCGCGGAACTGCAGCGCCTGGGCTACGATACCGCAGTGATCGGCGACTGGTGCGCCTGCGGTTTCAACGAACTGCCGATGGGTTTCAAGGACATCATCGTTTCCGACTTCGACAACTTCCGGGTGTACATGAGCGAGGCGGTGTTCCTGCATCACCAGATCCTGCCATTGTTCTTCGACAACCACGTGGGCCATCTGCTGTTTCCGAAGCTCAAATCGTTCGCCAACTACATGACGCCGGAGGTTGTCACCGACCAGGTCATCGACCGCCTCAAGCAGCGTGCGACGGACGGGAAGCCGTTCCTGCTGTTTGGCTACTATTCCTGCACGCATCTGCCTTACAAGACGCCGACGCATTACGCGAAGCTGTGGACCGACCCGAAGTACGACGGACCGCACAAGCATGAACTGGCGCTGAATGTGGACCAGTTTATCGGCGGCACCGACATCAATGAGAAGTGGAGCAAGCTGCCGCCTCAGGAAGTGGAGCAGATTGTGGCCCTGTATGACGGCTGCGTGCGCATGTTTGACGACTCCGTAGGCCGTGTGGTGGCGGAACTCGAGAAGCAGGGGCTGATGGACGACACGATCATCCTGGTCACCGGCGATCATGGCGATGATCTCTTTGAACCGAACTGCACCTTCGGCCATGGCACGACCTTCAACGGCGGCGACCAGGCCAATCATGTGCCCGCCATCTTCCACATTCCCGGCCTGAAGAAACCTCAGCGTCATTCGCAAATCGCCCGCACGCTCGACTTTGCTCCGACGCTGCTTGATCTCGTCGGCGCTCCAGCGCAGCCGCGCTTTGAAGGGACGAGCCTGGCCCCGCTCATTCGTGGCGAGAAGCAAAGCCTCGGGCTCGCTTACTTTGGCGAAAGCAGCTATCTCTTCTTCCGCCGCAAGATTCCGGGTGAGGAACCTCTGTTCATACCGCCGATGGATGAAACCACCTTCATCGATCCTGATTTCGATTTTCATTTTGTGCTCAAGGACAAGTTTCAAGATGCCGTCCTGAAAACCAAGGAGCACTGCGTGCGCACCGAGCGCTTCAAATACATCCGCACGCCGGGTGTGAGGCACTCCATCGAACGTCTGTTCGATCTGCGCGAGGATCCGCACTGCGAGCGCGATGTGAAAAAGCTCTATCCCGAGGTCAAGGCGCGCCTCGCCGCCGCTCTGGACCAGTGGCTCACCAAGCACGTGCAGAGCACCACCCAGGAAATCTACGGCATCCTTGGTGAGGACACCCTCCAGCCTGTTGCCCCGTGA
- a CDS encoding PEP-CTERM sorting domain-containing protein (PEP-CTERM proteins occur, often in large numbers, in the proteomes of bacteria that also encode an exosortase, a predicted intramembrane cysteine proteinase. The presence of a PEP-CTERM domain at a protein's C-terminus predicts cleavage within the sorting domain, followed by covalent anchoring to some some component of the (usually Gram-negative) cell surface. Many PEP-CTERM proteins exhibit an unusual sequence composition that includes large numbers of potential glycosylation sites. Expression of one such protein has been shown restore the ability of a bacterium to form floc, a type of biofilm.): MTRVACGTVVMIDFESITPGDQNSTFLQGYGISSVTTGGGGLPTRVYADQPEAVLPSGTHFFTPSGGGYPNPAFSSAPDYFYTDLTFVTPVEYFSFYRATQNVPSYGTAGWQAVAYDAFNNVVDTEGVGLAGGLDYPPPANPVPYLLQGAADITKVRFRVNYNYQSTSGTVWIDDMQFNTTPEPSRCLLLGLGLTGVMLRRRRR; the protein is encoded by the coding sequence ATGACTCGAGTGGCGTGCGGCACGGTGGTGATGATCGATTTTGAATCGATCACGCCGGGCGACCAGAACTCCACCTTTCTACAGGGGTATGGCATCAGCTCCGTGACCACGGGCGGCGGTGGACTGCCGACGCGAGTGTATGCGGATCAGCCGGAGGCGGTGCTGCCGTCGGGAACGCATTTCTTCACGCCGTCCGGCGGCGGTTACCCAAACCCCGCCTTTTCATCGGCGCCGGACTACTTCTACACGGACCTGACGTTCGTCACGCCGGTGGAGTACTTCAGCTTCTACCGCGCGACGCAGAATGTGCCGAGCTATGGCACGGCGGGCTGGCAGGCGGTGGCGTATGATGCCTTCAACAATGTGGTGGACACGGAGGGCGTGGGCCTGGCGGGAGGACTGGATTATCCGCCACCGGCGAATCCGGTGCCGTACCTGCTGCAAGGCGCGGCGGACATCACGAAGGTGCGCTTCCGCGTGAACTACAATTATCAATCCACTTCGGGCACGGTGTGGATCGATGACATGCAGTTCAACACGACGCCGGAGCCCTCGCGCTGCCTGCTGCTGGGCCTGGGACTGACCGGGGTGATGCTGAGACGCCGACGGAGGTGA
- a CDS encoding L,D-transpeptidase, whose amino-acid sequence MTAPVAWIRMSWLLLGLAACRHTSTPLVEEVRKAVVPTNQRLVVSVAEQMLVAFDRDQPKRMYRVSTSRFGTGDKPRSYKTPLGQLQVVDIIGQGLPSGAKLKARLPTGEIVPVDAPGRDPIVTRVLRLHGLERCNARTLERLIYIHGTPEEAKLQTPASWGCVRMGSSDIIALCRWVKPGARVDIVSGKLPAPNALPP is encoded by the coding sequence ATGACTGCACCTGTTGCCTGGATTCGGATGAGCTGGCTGCTGCTGGGGCTGGCGGCGTGCCGGCACACGAGCACCCCGCTCGTGGAGGAGGTGCGCAAGGCCGTGGTTCCGACGAATCAGCGACTGGTGGTGAGCGTGGCGGAGCAGATGCTGGTGGCGTTTGACCGCGACCAGCCGAAGCGGATGTACCGGGTGAGCACCTCGCGCTTCGGAACCGGTGACAAACCCCGCTCTTACAAGACGCCGCTGGGCCAACTGCAGGTGGTGGACATCATCGGGCAGGGGCTGCCGTCCGGGGCGAAGCTGAAAGCACGCCTGCCGACAGGGGAAATCGTGCCGGTGGACGCGCCGGGGCGGGATCCGATCGTGACGCGAGTGTTACGGTTGCATGGCCTGGAGCGGTGCAATGCGCGGACGCTGGAGCGTTTGATTTACATCCACGGCACGCCGGAGGAGGCCAAGCTCCAAACGCCGGCGTCGTGGGGTTGCGTGCGGATGGGCTCGTCGGATATCATTGCGCTGTGCCGATGGGTGAAGCCGGGCGCGCGGGTGGACATCGTGTCCGGGAAGCTGCCGGCGCCGAATGCGCTGCCGCCGTGA